In the Patescibacteria group bacterium genome, ATTGCCTGCGCCCACGCCAAAAATCCAAAAGGTTTGCGGTTTGGCTTTATCTTTTCGACCAACTTCAACAAAAGGGCAACCGTGCGCAATCGCTATAAAAGGCTCTTGCGTCAAGGTGTCCAAAAAAGACTAAATGAGTTTAAACTGGGATTTGACATTGTGTTTATTCCTAAAAAGAGTATTTTAGGTAGATCTTATGAAGAAATTAGTCATTCTTTTGATACGGCTCTACCAAAAACTCCTCTCGTTTGAAACAGGAGTTCTGTCAATTATCTTTCCCCAAAAAATTTGCCGATTTACTCCCAGCTGTTCTCAATATACAATTGACGCCATTACGAAGTACGGAATTTTACATGGGGGCATAAAAGGTGTGAGGAGAATCCTGCGCTGTAATCCACATAATGTTGGAGGAAGTGACCCAGCTTAATTATGACAAATATTATTCAATTACTTCTGACTGATCCTATACTAAACCTCTTAATATTTTTTTATAAGGTTGGATTTAATAATTTTGGTTTAGCAATTTTATTCCTCACTCTTTTTCTTAAACTCATTCTCTACCCCCTCTCTCTCCCCTCCCTAAAAATGCTGAAAAAGCAAAAAGAGGTGGCGGGTGAGCTTGAGGAGCTAAAAAAAATCTATGGTAAAGACAAAAAACTTATGGCGCAAAAGCAAATGGAGCTTTACAAAAAACATGGTATTAACCCCGCGTCTGGGTGTCTGCCTCAAATTCTCCAGATTATTATCCTGTTTGCCTTATATAATGTCTTTCTAAGGGTTCTTAAAGCGGTTGATGATGTTTCTATCCTTAATCCCAATTTATACTTTGAGTTTTTAAGATCAGAAGCAGGTCATAAGCTAAATACCTCATTTTTATATTTAAATCTTGCCAAACCTGATCCTTACTATATTATGCCAATACTTGCGGGTCTATCGCAGTTTGTAATGACTAAAATGATGACCCCCATGGGAGCTCTTGCCAAGGTGCAAAAGGAAGTCGCCGAAAAAACCGAAGAAAAATCGGACGATGTCATGTATAATATGCAAAAGCAAATGATGTATTTAGGACCCGTTATGACCGTTTTTATTGGTTATAAGTTTCCATCGGGTTTGGTTTTTTATTGGTTTTTACAAACAGTTTTGGGAATTTTACAACAATGGATAGTCCAAAAGAGCAAATCTTAGCAACAACATTGGAATTACTTAAACTTATTGAGGTAACAGCCGAAGTCTCTATTGAGGAAAAAGAGGGGCGCTTTTATGTTTCTCTGGAAGGTGAGCACCTTGGCAACATTATTGGCTTTCACGGAGAGACCCTAAACGCCATGCAACTTTTTTTAGAGCTTGCCCTGTACCGAAAGACCGAAAAATGGACCCCTATTTCGTTGGATGTTGGCAATTATAGAAAAGAGCGGGAAGATTGGATAAAAAAGATTGCCCAAGCCGGTTGCGACAAAGTCATCTTTTTTAACAAAGAGGTGGGGCTTTCTCCCATGCCAGCGTATGATAGATTAATCGTGCATACATTTGTATCCGAAAACCCAAACTTAACAACAGAAAGTACCGGCGAGGGTCGCGAAAGAAGAGTAGTTATTAAACCAGTCAAAAAAGACCAGGCATGAAATTTTCTATTATCACAAAAAACCTATTTAACGCTTTTACCAATGCTAATAAAGCCGTATCCCAAAAAGCTACTTTACCAATTTTATCTAATGTCCTCATAGAGACTGATAGAGGTCGCCTTAAAATTTCGGCAACTGATCTAGAAAAATCCGTTACTACTTGGGTTGGGGCAAAAATAGAGGAGGAGGGGGCAATAACGGTTCCCGCAAGGGTTTTGCACGAATATTTGGGGACCGTTAAAGGTGAAAGACTGTTGGTTCACACCGAGGGATCGATGCTTATTGTAGAGTCAGAAAACTCCCTCTCCAAATTTTCCTGCGTCGAGGCTTTGGAATTTCCCAAAATTGCCGCCAACACGGATGTTACAAACTCCTTTAGTATTAATGCCAAGGATCTTTTTGAAAATCTCTCTGTGGTTTGTTTTGCCTCGGCAACTGATGATACCAGACCAATTCTTACCGGAACACAGATAAGTCTTGATAAGGACCGCATTTCTTTTGCTTGTGTAGACGGATTTAGACTAGCCGAAAAACTGCTGGCGCAAAAACAGGCTCAAGAAAAAGCTCTCTCTTTTGTTTTGCCATCAAAACATTTGCTCGAGACCTCCCGCATCTTGTCAGGAAGCCAAAAGCCGGTTACGATTGGATTTTTAGAAAAAGAGAACTCTCTTTCGTTTGAGGGCGAAGATATTTTTATTAGCATTAGGCAATTAGATGGCGATTTTCCCGACTACAAGAAGATAGTTCCCCAAGAGCACACGGTTAAAGCCGAAATTGATTTTGCCGACCTTGTTTCGGCTATAAAACTTGCCGGTGTTTTCGCTAAAGACGAATCCAAGATTGTCAAATTTGAACTAAACCAGGCTGATGGAGTATTAACGGTTTCTTCCGAAACACCCGAAATTGGCGAAAGCAAAGCAACAGTAAAATGCAAAATTACAGGTGATGATATGACGATTGCCTTTAATGGAAAATTTTTGCTGGATTTTTTAAACGCGGTATCTGGAAAAACTGCTACTCTTGAATCTATGGGTCCAGTTGCCCCAGCCAAGTTTTCGGTTGATGAAATCCCCGACTACTACTATGTCGTCATGCCCGTAAGAGTCCAATCCTAATTCCACATTGCTCCATAGACTTTCCATGGCAAACCTTGATCTAGCAACCCCAAACTCTTCCACCTCCTAAGTGAAAGTAATTTATTAGTTTCATTTCTCTCTCTAATTAAAAATTTCCCGCTTGCTGTTAAACTTATTTTTGTTATAATTACTACGATCACTACGAAAAAGACCCTTTTAAGATTTTGTCCTTAACGGGGGCTTTTTCTTTTTTGACAAATATAATATTGATCGTTGATCGTTTATATACGATATCGTAGCCCCAGTCCTTTTTAATAGTATTGAACATTTCTCTTTTCTTGCGGGAGATAACACGACCAACAACCTTTTATTATCAATAAGAAATTTTACTAAACTTGCATAATCCCCATCACTTGAGACGATTACAGCCCTCTCGCAATTATTTTCGTAGTAATCCTTAGTGGTTTGTAAGACAAAATCTGCATCACAATTTCCTTTAGGTCTCCCATCTTCACCATAAACCACTTCCTTAAAAATAAGCGTAAAGCCACATTCTTGTAAGTATGTATAGAGATTTTTGTATTTCTGTAAGCCAAACTCTAAACCTTTTGTAGTCTAAAGCCCACCGCTTTGCATCCGCAAAGTCCGCCAATCCATTTTCTGTAATGTAGATAGGGAAATGGAATTTTTTCCCAAGTGCCGTTAATACATCGAACAGCCCCTCGGGGTAAACCCCCCATCCCATATCTGTAAATCCAAGTTCCGACGCTCTGTCTACCGCTCCCTTAGCTCCTACTTGATAAGAGCGGTAGTAATTCACTCCCAACCAGTCTCCCCCGTGAAATCCCACGAGGGAAAACAAGTTGCACAGGTACGCAGGAATCGCAAACCCCCTAGAAACTGGGTAGAAACGACCGTAGTTCTCTACTACCCCGACTTGAAAATCTTGCGATATCGCCTGTGATCGCAGGCGATACCCACAGCTGGCACACGACCTGATGCTTCAGCGTAGTGCCAGTCGGAACCCCACTCCCCCTCGATTTGGTGCG is a window encoding:
- the rnpA gene encoding ribonuclease P protein component, producing MLPAEYRLLDDYDFRRVKRLGRSYNFPFFIIACAHAKNPKGLRFGFIFSTNFNKRATVRNRYKRLLRQGVQKRLNEFKLGFDIVFIPKKSILGRSYEEISHSFDTALPKTPLV
- the yidD gene encoding membrane protein insertion efficiency factor YidD; its protein translation is MKKLVILLIRLYQKLLSFETGVLSIIFPQKICRFTPSCSQYTIDAITKYGILHGGIKGVRRILRCNPHNVGGSDPA
- a CDS encoding YidC/Oxa1 family membrane protein insertase, whose translation is MTNIIQLLLTDPILNLLIFFYKVGFNNFGLAILFLTLFLKLILYPLSLPSLKMLKKQKEVAGELEELKKIYGKDKKLMAQKQMELYKKHGINPASGCLPQILQIIILFALYNVFLRVLKAVDDVSILNPNLYFEFLRSEAGHKLNTSFLYLNLAKPDPYYIMPILAGLSQFVMTKMMTPMGALAKVQKEVAEKTEEKSDDVMYNMQKQMMYLGPVMTVFIGYKFPSGLVFYWFLQTVLGILQQWIVQKSKS
- a CDS encoding KH domain-containing protein, whose translation is MDSPKEQILATTLELLKLIEVTAEVSIEEKEGRFYVSLEGEHLGNIIGFHGETLNAMQLFLELALYRKTEKWTPISLDVGNYRKEREDWIKKIAQAGCDKVIFFNKEVGLSPMPAYDRLIVHTFVSENPNLTTESTGEGRERRVVIKPVKKDQA
- the dnaN gene encoding DNA polymerase III subunit beta, which codes for MKFSIITKNLFNAFTNANKAVSQKATLPILSNVLIETDRGRLKISATDLEKSVTTWVGAKIEEEGAITVPARVLHEYLGTVKGERLLVHTEGSMLIVESENSLSKFSCVEALEFPKIAANTDVTNSFSINAKDLFENLSVVCFASATDDTRPILTGTQISLDKDRISFACVDGFRLAEKLLAQKQAQEKALSFVLPSKHLLETSRILSGSQKPVTIGFLEKENSLSFEGEDIFISIRQLDGDFPDYKKIVPQEHTVKAEIDFADLVSAIKLAGVFAKDESKIVKFELNQADGVLTVSSETPEIGESKATVKCKITGDDMTIAFNGKFLLDFLNAVSGKTATLESMGPVAPAKFSVDEIPDYYYVVMPVRVQS
- a CDS encoding NYN domain-containing protein, which produces MFKEVVYGEDGRPKGNCDADFVLQTTKDYYENNCERAVIVSSDGDYASLVKFLIDNKRLLVVLSPARKEKCSILLKRTGATISYINDQRSILYLSKKKKPPLRTKS
- a CDS encoding family 1 glycosylhydrolase, with translation MGWGVYPEGLFDVLTALGKKFHFPIYITENGLADFADAKRWALDYKRFRVWLTEIQKSLYILTRMWLYAYF
- a CDS encoding family 1 glycosylhydrolase translates to MKRNDFPSSFLFGAATSAHQIEGEWGSDWHYAEASGRVPAVGIACDHRRYRKIFKSG